From the Ilumatobacteraceae bacterium genome, the window GAGACCAAAGGCGGGTTCGCCGAGCGCCTGCAGCGGACCCAGATCTGCGACCGGGTTGCTTCCGCTGTGGCAAACGAGCATCGCGACCACGGGGCGTCCATGCCACTCCTCCGGCACGAACGGTGCGGGTGGGGCGAGGCGAATCATCGCGGCCGCCGTGAGTTCTCGCGGTGCCGAGTCCGTCAGCTCCGCGTAGGCGGCGAGCACCTCGTCGGTCCGCTGGGCGTCCCAGGCGACCAGTCCTCCGGTGATCGTCGGGCCGACCTCGTGCACGCGGAACGTGAACCTCGTGACGACACCGAAGTTGCCGCCACCACCCCGTAGCGCCCAGAACAACTCCGCGTTGTCCGTTGTGTTGGCGGTACGGATCTGGCCGTCGGCGGTGACGATCTCGACCTCCACGAGGTTGTCGACGGCCCAACCGAAGCGTCGGGTGAGGTAGCCGAAGCCGCCACCGAGGGTGAGTCCGGCCATCCCGGTCTCGGAGATGAACCCGAGGACCGTCGCGAGGCCGTGATCCTGCGTGGCTGCGTCGACGTGCTGGAGCAGGCATCCAGCGCCAGCGTGAACCACCCGAGCCGTCGGGTCGACGACCACGGCGCGCAATCGGGACATGTCCAGTGTCAGGCCGTCCTGGGCGATCGCCGTTCCGGCGATGTTGTGCCCTCCACCCTTGACGCTCAGGGCCAGACCCCGGTCGCGGGCGAAGTTCACTGCAGCAGCCACGTCTCTTGCGGACGTAGGCTGCACGACGAGGGCGGGCGACTTCTGGGCCATGCCGTTCCACAGCAGGATGGCGTCGTCCCAGCCCTCGTCACCGGCGCGGAGGATGGG encodes:
- a CDS encoding FAD-binding oxidoreductase, which encodes MMMPTTLEVAGRDGDWIAVDALDIEGLDDRLDGPILRAGDEGWDDAILLWNGMAQKSPALVVQPTSARDVAAAVNFARDRGLALSVKGGGHNIAGTAIAQDGLTLDMSRLRAVVVDPTARVVHAGAGCLLQHVDAATQDHGLATVLGFISETGMAGLTLGGGFGYLTRRFGWAVDNLVEVEIVTADGQIRTANTTDNAELFWALRGGGGNFGVVTRFTFRVHEVGPTITGGLVAWDAQRTDEVLAAYAELTDSAPRELTAAAMIRLAPPAPFVPEEWHGRPVVAMLVCHSGSNPVADLGPLQALGEPAFGLVTEKPYVAQQAMLDAMDRKGMHQYWKTEFLPGLSPAYCDTFRDAALDVASPLSFSVIFHIEGALNERDADDGAIGNRDAAFVSGFSGAWPPDTDGDGIVAAVRRGWQRIHPFSTGGNYVNFQLAEDNVERTASAYGTNHGRLGRAKGIYDPDNVFRSNRNISPAINAA